A genomic stretch from Seriola aureovittata isolate HTS-2021-v1 ecotype China chromosome 13, ASM2101889v1, whole genome shotgun sequence includes:
- the jdp2a gene encoding jun dimerization protein 2 isoform X2: MLHHNVVDYTAVVTTESDTMPGQIPDPSVTAGSLPSLGPLAGISATTLTDKLKFGDLQEFGTMLSPLHFLDSLGKRPLVIKTERDEEEERRKRRREKNKVAAARCRNKKKERTDYLQKESERLEMLNSDLKAQIEELKLERQQLILMLNRHRPTCIVRTDSVKTPEGEVNPLLQQLEAK, from the exons ATGCTTCACCACAATGTTGTCGATTACACAG CTGTGGTCACGACCGAGTCTGACACGATGCCAGGACAAATCCCAGATCCCTCTGTGACAGCAGGCTCCCTGCCCAGCCTGGGCCCACTGGCTGGGATCTCAGCCACCACGCTGACTGACAAGCTCAAATTTGGTGACCTCCAGGAGTTTGGGACAATGCTGTCACCTCTGCACTTCCTGGACAGTCTGGGGAAAAGGCCTCTAGTCATCAAAACAGAG agagatgaagaagaagagaggaggaaacgaAGGcgggagaaaaacaaagtggcTGCAGCTCGGTGtcgaaacaaaaagaaagagaggacagATTATCTACAAAAG GAATCGGAGAGACTAGAGATGTTAAACTCTGACCTTAAAGCGCAGATTGAGGAGCTGAAGCTTGAACGACAGCAACTGATCCTCATGCTGAACCGCCATCGCCCCACGTGTATTGTCAGGACAGACAGTGTCAAAACCCCGGAGGGCGAGGTGAACCccttgctgcagcagctggaggccAAGTGA
- the fosaa gene encoding protein c-Fos isoform X2, protein MVQPTIITSVSPSLGSKQANEPQSSHRATPKAGGNKGKNAVRKGKTEQLSPEEEEKKRIRRERNKMAAAKCRNRRRELTDTLQTETDKLEEEKAALETEIANLLKEKERLEFILATHKPVCQMSEELEAIFQEPAGSPELPPSPDEDRLPEDGIQEAPSLQDMDIPSDPSTAISGNSNILLCASAEINICDLEPSLDIKEGLLDTMLPSLEEKTPMETARSVPDIDLSSSLGVSDWETLYKSVSSDLEPLSTPVVTSTPTCSSYLSVFTFACPELDCLTEGLDSHKGGGGKAESVDILNSPTLLAL, encoded by the exons ATGGTCCAGCCTACAATTATTACATCTGTCTCCCCGTCTCTGGGTAGCAAGCAAGCCAATGAACCGCAAAGCTCTCACAGGGCAACACCCAAAGCAGGCGGGAATAAGGGAAAAAATGCTGTCAGAAAGGGGAAAACAGAGCAG ctgtctccagaggaggaagagaaaaagaggataaGGAGGGAGAGGAATAAAATGGCCGCAGCAAAGTGTCGCAACAGACGGAGGGAACTCACAGATACACTGCAAACT GAGACAGAcaagctggaggaggagaaagcagCCCTGGAGACGGAAATAGCCAACCTCctcaaagagaaagagaggcttGAATTTATCCTTGCTACACATAAACCAGTGTGCCAAAtgtcagaggagctggaggctATTTTCCAGGAGCCCGCGGGATCCCCAGAGCTACCGCCCAGTCCAGACGAGGACAGACTTCCAGAGGATGGCATCCAGGAAGCTCCTTCGCTCCAGGACATGGACATCCCCAGCGATCCGTCCACAGCCATCTCTGGGAACTCCAATATCTTGCTGTGTGCCAGCGCTGAAATCAACATCTGCGATCTCGAGCCCTCTCTGGACATTAAGGAGGGCCTGCTGGACACTATGTTACCCAGTTTGGAAGAGAAAACCCCCATGGAGACGGCCCGGTCCGTGCCAGACATAGACCTGAGCAGTTCTCTCGGGGTCTCGGACTGGGAGACCTTGTACAAGTCTGTTTCGAGCGACCTGGAGCCTCTCAGCACTCCTGTGGTGACCTCCACCCCCACCTGCAGCAGCTACCTGTCTGTGTTCACATTTGCGTGTCCCGAGCTGGACTGTCTCACAGAGGGATTGGACAGCCATAAAGGTGGAGGGGGCAAAGCCGAATCTGTTGACATCCTCAACTCTCCAACTCTCCTAGCCTTATAA
- the jdp2a gene encoding jun dimerization protein 2 isoform X1: MQRFPLFKIYSRPSADQKKGHLLHLGSKSAVVTTESDTMPGQIPDPSVTAGSLPSLGPLAGISATTLTDKLKFGDLQEFGTMLSPLHFLDSLGKRPLVIKTERDEEEERRKRRREKNKVAAARCRNKKKERTDYLQKESERLEMLNSDLKAQIEELKLERQQLILMLNRHRPTCIVRTDSVKTPEGEVNPLLQQLEAK, from the exons ATGCAACGatttccactttttaaaatctaCTCTCGACCCTCGGCTGACCAGAAGAAAGGACATTTGTTGCACCTGGGATCAAAGTCAG CTGTGGTCACGACCGAGTCTGACACGATGCCAGGACAAATCCCAGATCCCTCTGTGACAGCAGGCTCCCTGCCCAGCCTGGGCCCACTGGCTGGGATCTCAGCCACCACGCTGACTGACAAGCTCAAATTTGGTGACCTCCAGGAGTTTGGGACAATGCTGTCACCTCTGCACTTCCTGGACAGTCTGGGGAAAAGGCCTCTAGTCATCAAAACAGAG agagatgaagaagaagagaggaggaaacgaAGGcgggagaaaaacaaagtggcTGCAGCTCGGTGtcgaaacaaaaagaaagagaggacagATTATCTACAAAAG GAATCGGAGAGACTAGAGATGTTAAACTCTGACCTTAAAGCGCAGATTGAGGAGCTGAAGCTTGAACGACAGCAACTGATCCTCATGCTGAACCGCCATCGCCCCACGTGTATTGTCAGGACAGACAGTGTCAAAACCCCGGAGGGCGAGGTGAACCccttgctgcagcagctggaggccAAGTGA